The genomic region acggttttttgcggataccttaaaaactatgcatctaactaaaaaaactatattaaacatttttgtaggttatagaaaaaacaaagagacacttgccttcataaatcttctagttataatacaaaaagagatatggtaggtgaaaatagtttgttttttggtacattctcaaattggtgtattcaacttgaaataacagagaaacggtcgattttaggtgtataatgctactaataccttttatagtgcttgaaaagacctttaaaatgagctacattaaaactaagcgagatatgctgcaaattaaattgataactaatgtattttaagaagaaaatgagaagtaattttaacccccatccaccaaaatgtaaatgcatcgttttctttccacaataccttttattatagtgttatttctatgttcaaaaagttggacgggtttaaaatgaatggtttttgaaaaaaagatcaaattatagagagcattttaaaattttcttaaaaatcttccttttttccatgtaacttgaaaataataagagatacagtaatgaaaaataaaaaggaaatttgtATCTGAAAAATTCCTACATtgttgtgtggtatctttttttcgtatctcttatctttttcgagttacatggagaaaaaggaagatttttagaaaatttaaaaatgcgctctataatttgatcttatttttttcaaaaaccattcattttaatccattccaactttttgaacatagaaataacactataataaaaagtattgtagaagaaaaacgatatatttaaattctgacggatgaggggttaaatatagttctcatttcttcttaaaatacattagtcatcaattttttgcagaatatctcgcttagtttgaatgtaatcgacatttagtattactcattttaaaggtcttttcaagcactacagaAGTTATTAgtttattagtatcattatacacctaaaatcgacagtttttctgttatttcaagttgaatacaccgatttgagcatgcagcaaaaaaaaacaaactcttcttacctacccagtggcggtttctccataagtgcacatgtgcacgtgaacccccaaaataATTTTGacaccaacattcatatatgtaaAATTTATgattctataaataacattttaatctaactatacagtaattgaaattcgaaataacagCTCCAAGGAGTTTATGAGTATCTAgtaggtaacatttaattatttttattctatttcaaatGAGAAACTTCACGGATGCGAGACCTTAGACAGAACCCCGCGTTCACCGCTCTTACGGTGGTTCCTATCCCAATGACTTTTCATACGGCAAAATACAACTCACCACCCACACCGCTACCCGCTAGATGGCCACAAGATcacaagttggatgtgatcttATGGTGTTTTCAACGTGCACGGCACACGTACGTTTAAATTTTGTTTTCGTAAAGTTTGaatttcggaacaatattaagaatggaaggatttgtggatgtaaatgttagcgtggaatatttaaaatcaattaaattttcttcattatatttagaagaaaaattaaaaatgccgaaaccaaatttgttaattaagaatgtaccaaagtgcaaacgtcgggattataaatgattatttaaaatggagatttgtgtaaaaacttacaaattgtgtaggtgtgaagcacatatttggagaataggaagcataatgaataaaatagaagatacgattttaactatccgGCGCAGTCCACTTAActaaatttttgattgaaaataatttataagacgatttttctgaaataatttgaATTCTCCAATTATAtacttgttacgatgccagtgacaactgcagaaacagaacgatgtctctctgcattgaaacgtatcaaaactttccttagaatagctatgggccaggatcgattaactgcactcgtaatgttttcaattaaaaaaaaatgattcaagaaatttcaaattttactgaatttgttcgtgaataatttatctaaaaaataacaggcgactgactttcgttacaaaacttgcttgtaacatttaaacactaaattataattttaagtcaataaaatacattatttattgtaatttttaataaggtcctttgatttttacaatttgaagacactcaaaaaattttacctacggaaattgggtctcaaggtctttttatatgttaacaatatgtgtgcacccccaatattttacaccaggcgccgccactgtacctaccatatccctctttgtattttaactagaagatttatgaaggaacgaatctctttgttttttttataacctacagaaaaaagttatatagtttttttgttagatgcatagtttttaaggtagtcgcaaaaatccgtccgaaaaggtgtcatttttcaatgaaaatggccaattttcaaccacgaataacccaaaaagtattgagttttcaaaaaataattatagaacagtttttgcttaaaattaatttttctagcctcttccgtggctattttaaccaaaacatttttcacccccgagaaggggtgggaaccacccccaagataaaagcgcacatcggcataagGTAGACTTTGTTCCTTGAGCTATTCCCGACTTACTGTGAAAATACAGTTCCTATTTTCTCTCGATCTTTTCGTTGAGTCTTTACTGCCGTATCCAGTATTTGTTACCTCtgattatatgccccagatattcaattTTTCCCTTTCTTTGATCATCTTCGtcgtcaccttcgccttgacctattATGTTTAGGACTTCTATGTTTAAAATGCGTTGAATCCATGAGATTGTAAGCATtttacgatatgaccacatctcgaaggcttctaatttgctAATTTGTTCATCAaattaaccttcatgatccagctttcacatccatatagtaatacaggtatttaaaatacccaaatacacataacattttaggaacttgattcttagttcaGCTGAGAATTGATATTATCTAAATTTCaaaaatgctcctcttgcaatttctatacgacttttaatttcttcattagGATTTAGTTCTCGTTTATTCAACATCCTAGGTGTTTGAAATGATTAACTTTTGTAATAggctcataggcgtaaccagggggtcttgagggttataacccccccccccattgggatgtactttgagctctatacgcttaacaccatacccctcagagaccttccagtagctgtaaccccccccctttccagtagttgtaaccccccttaggattatcctggttacgcctatgaataGGCTCATTGTTGACAATTAGGTGTATAGGGCTAACGTCTTGTTTAGTAACCACAAGGAAAGCTGATCCCAAACCTTttttcagtgtgtcattaattttgacgtcatatttatgagattttaagaatgtcgcgaaTCGAGGAAtgccattttagttaaatctgacagttagaatatttctatttatgtttatataaatatgaatatttatataaatatttgccagaatattaatatttaaaatattttaaggaaaaaataaataaatagatgatataaaatacaatttcactatacaatgtccgaatataccaatgacataaaatatttatataattaacGTCGTTGACAAATTTCCGTCGTTTTATCCGTTAAAATTGTGAAAGTTATTGTCACAATAGATtacttttgtttaaaattatctttattcgcatcatggATTGGTTACCTATTTAGAGTAGAGTCCTTTTcgtgagcatttttcagtgcgtcacagtttttcgatttctttctaacgcattaaattgtatgtgacagaaaaaatggcacgtctgtgattacagacatttataacatttattctagttattctagatgtcgatagatggcgttataatcgaaaaaaaatatttacgaattatataatatatctatgaatataatctgtacaatttataagactaagtatacaaatcaaagaaaatactatttttaaatgcaataaacacaattaatttgtttttatgccaaattgcaaataaaatgtgacaactgtcagatttaactaaaatgtcatgttagaataaaaaatgtcataaatgtgtactatcacggacttaccttttttctataatttgtgacgcactgaaaaatgctcatgaaaaggactttaTTGTAATTGTCGACCAATTATACATATACGTGTCTGCGTAACtgggaaccatatgggaaacttttttaatatcaattttacgcaaaaagttattctttataaagtcctctgcatagtctaaaacctaagacgcaatcattagatatcaaattttatcaacagtatacgagatatgtaaaaaacatgaatttcgctcaagagtaaagtgcctttatatttcacaatatcaaaaattgtggGTTGTGAGCGCGAAGACTGAGTGGATTGAGTAGCTCAGAAGTCACGTTCACACTcgcagccggtcccaagcccggaaaaAAGAGGAGGGTTGATGGGCCAGGTTAGCATCCTACCCATTATAAAAGAAAACAAGGCTCAAAGAACCGATATAAAGCCTCGGAACTCGACGGAACCTAATATGACGAACCACGCAAAGAAAAGGAAAACGAGAAGGAAAAGGAAGCCAACAATCAGATTAGCAACATGGAACATAACTTCGTTCAACAACAAAGACCAAGAGATAATCGAAGAACTGATAAACAAAAACATAGACATTTGTGCAATCCAAGAAACCAAGAAGAAAGGTAAAGGTCAAAGAGACTATAACCAATATATTTTAGCATATAGTGGAGTGAAGAAAGAAGAACGAGCACGAGCAGGCGTAGGTATACTtgtccataaaaaatttaaagacaacaTAAGTAACTGCCGTTACGTCTCCGAAAGAATAATACATATGAACATCACAATGGACTACCAAAAATTaaatgttatatctatctatagCCCCGAGGACTGCAAACCTAAGAAGGAACGAGAGGCATTCTACGAACAGTTGCAAACCATCCTGGACGATATACCTCATGAAGAACACTTAATTCTTATGGGGGATTTTAATGCACGAATCGGAAATGAAATAGTTCCAGGAGTAAAACAAAGATTCAATGAAAACCATGTCAACtcaaatggagaactcatggctaatctctgtgcttttaacgaactgcgaatcaataatacatttttcgaccataagcttcagtataaatatacgtttgaaaactccagggggcacaaatctatgattgactttatagtcactaatagaaaaatccacccagagcagattctagatattcgaactttaaactcggcagacgcagggagtgaacacaaattagtcctagcaaaaataagaatgaaactaacaccaaaacattttccacaggaaatcaccgaggaaaaattcaatgtagaatcactgtggaacgattctaccaaagaaatgtaccaaaggaggctagcacagaagatacagctgaagcagatagacgacatcgaagatataaacgcgagctgggagaaaattaaaaacaatattgaagaggcagcaacagaagctctaggaaaacgcaaagtcatactgaacaaaagaaacaacaacaatacaccatggttcagaaaagaaataaaagacaaatgtaaagagaagagagacgcctacatgaagtataaaacatcaaacactccagaatccagagacacctatagaagaatacgaaatgaaacaaagcaattggtacgaagaacaaaaaatgaacactgggaacagtttacaaaaaggatggaaagcgacttctacggaacacaaaaacaaatatggagattcataagaaaccaacggaaagaaatggcagaattgaaggaatacaataacataccagcaaacgaatgggaaagatacttgacggaactgtttaaaggaaaggaaaatcataatcaaaataataacctacctgaattaagacacgaaattgaaatcagttttcaggaagtaggggtagccataaattcactcaaaaataggaagtcaccaggaccagacggaataaccaacgagcttctaaaatacggaggagaaagtataaccctagagatgacaaaacttatacaaaaactaatattgcactgcaagataccagacgcatggagaaacagcataatgataccaatgttaaaaaaaggagacaaagaagaccccaacaattatagaggtataaatctactaaacaccgcacttaagctaaccacaaaagttctaaccaacaaaatcaataaactaacaactttatcagatgaacaacaaggattcagatccggaagatcctgcgtagacgccgtatttgtactgagacaaatcacagaaaaggccattgagtacaataaaccagcatatctatgttttatagacctgacaaaggctttcgatcgcatccaagtcgaagacgtcttacatttactgtatggaagaaacataccaatcaatattatacaaaccatcgaaaacatctactttcataatcgaatgcaggcaaagataaatggaaaactaacgcagtttataccagtacaaagtggagtcaggcaaggtgactcattaagcccactgctctttaatataataatggacgaaataaaagaagcagtacgtaaaggtcgtggttacagaaaggggaataaagaaatcaaagtattgtgttatgcagacgacgccgcattaatcgccgagacagaagacgatctccaaagattaacacacatctttaatacaacagccaagaaatacaatatgataatatcagcagaaaaaaccaaatgtatgacaacatctaaatacccactacgatgtaaaatcgaaattgatgggaaaataataaagcaggaagcaaggtttagatatctgggaattgatataaccagttacggagatgttgaagaggaagtacgacaacaaagcttaaaagcaagtaaagcggcgggatctcttaatgacacaatctggaagaacaaacacttaagacaagacacaaaagcaagaatctataaagcagcaattagacctatattaacatacacggcggagacaaggcctgacacatctaaaacgagacgactactagaaacaacagagatgaaaatactccgacgaataccagggaaaagtctgttggatagggagaggagcgaaaacataagaagatcatgcaatatagaagacgtAAATgaatgggtgacaaaacggaaacaggagtggaacgaacacattagtagaatggcagaggataggatagtacgaatagcacgagataagtcaccaaatggacgaagaagtattggcagaccaagaaaaaggtggtgcgataacctaaacaatttaggaggataatattgaagaagaaacaggctttaaagcctacatgcaagaaggaagaagaagaagaagaaaaattgtcattgagaaaagttgtttgtaattaaaaattatgttataatctgcacttacactcttctaattgaaaaaaaaaaatttgaaaattttccccaaatcacggacacccaacatcatttttatttctgatacctccgttattattaattttacgaaaaaagttattctttataaaacgttTTGCATAGTCTGACAACTAAGGcaaaattataagatattaaattttgtcaattttatacgaggtatgtcaaaaaatatgattttcgctgaagagtaaagtacttttttagtacaataagtatttttcacaatattgaaatttgttattataaaaagttatttaaaattaaagactaagtttcaatatgcaattgcattcttctagttgaaatattgtaaactatattttactcttgagcgaaattcatattttttgacattcctcgtataaaattgaaaaaaaatgatatcttatgattgcatcttattTTTTTGACTATTCGGACATTTTCATAGGGAATACCTTTTTTGCGCAAAATGAATAACAAGggagttatcttaaataaaaatgatgttgggtatcactaatttgaggaaaattttcaatttttttttcaattagaagagtgtaaatgcatattataacataatttttaattataaacaacttttcttaataacaatttttgatattgtgaaatataaaggcactttactcttgagcgaaattcatatttttggacatacctcgtatattattgataaaatttgatatctgatgattacaccttaggttttagactatgcagaacactttataaagaataacttttttcgtaaaattgaaattgaaactattaaaaaagtttctcatatggttccaagttacgcagacacactgtataagtaTAAGTAGCTTTTTTTATGGAACTACTCTTCAACGAATACATTTTCGAagttctatgtataataatcatggacgtacgtttttttctgtcacttcgagCTTAATGCGTTAGAGCGAAGCTGACAAACTACTACGCACTGAAAAAAGTGTTTGGGATCAACTGTAACTATGTTTTTAATGTACCTATTTATGCTAAGTCCGTTATGGGAGCATTTTCTAGTGACTCAATCTAtgaggaattgaagatcttcgatactttcagccatgatcgctgtgtcatctgcatTCTGATGTTGTTGACAATTTCTCCCccaattcgaactccacattgcccTTGTAAGGCTTCGTTGAATATTCTGTCTGAGTACACGTTAAACAAAGTTTGAGATAACACACAAGCTTGTATGACACCTCTGTCAATGAAAATGTTGTCTATTGCTTTGCCTTCTACCAAGAATAATAGAAgctaattaatttttatatagacGTTGCAAATGTctcagatctttattatctattcCTATTCCAATCATTTTTAAATACTCAACCATCTTATAATGTGGGACcgtatcaaacgccttttcaaaatctataaagcagacgtaaattagTTTCCGTACTTCCCAtgattttttaagtaattttagaATTGAGAACAAAACTTCCgctgttcccaatccttctctgaaaccgaattgtttgtctccaattatttcttcacatttctgcttaaTTCGGTTAAGAGTTATCTTGAGAAGCAGTTTGAGAGAGTGATTCATGAGGCTAATTAGTCtgaagtctttacatgatgatgtattaggttttttggGAGTGGGATAAATGTAGACTCCAACCATATTTGTGGCGTTATTCCAGTTTCGTATATGTAGTTTTAGTTagtaatattaaatttaataaatagaAGAAAAATCCCAGAGGAATTGATTTGTCCCTTATTGTAGCTACAGATCCTTAACCTATTTGAAAGCAAATTCATATGGTTTTTCCTCATCAAAAAAAGTATCACTCATGTTATCAATTACCTTTGTACTAacctttatatttattttctgttttaGGTATTTAAAGAACAAAATTGTGTCATTAATAAAGCCCAACGCAGTGTATTTTTAAATATGGATCAGAATGAGTTTCCACTCCATTCAGCCACACAATTTGGGAACCTAGATGAAGTACAACAGTTGATTGAAGGAGGGGCAATAATTGATGAAGTGGATTCTGATGGTTCTACGTCACTACATATAGCTGCAGAGTTCAGGCGTATAAAAGTAGCCGAATATTTATTGGCACACGGCGCAGATGTAAACGCAATCGCATCTTGGGGAAGGAGCCCTTTGCATCTTGCTACGCGCAAGAATAATCTTGAAATGGTTCGATTATTCACAGAAGCTGGAGCAAATTTGCAGTGTTCAGATATCGATGGAAATATGCCTATTCATATTGCTGCTGAAGTAGGATATGttgaaattgtaaaatattttttagaacaTGGGATATTTGTAGATATTATAAATGAAATCAGCAAAAGCACGCCACTTCATAGAGCTGCAGATTCCGGACATATAAAACTAACCGAATATTTATTGGCACACGGTGCAGATGTAAACGCAATCGAAACGTCTGAGGAGAGGAGCTGTTTATATTTTGCTTCGCGCAATGGTGACCTTGAAATGGTTCGATTATTCATAGAAGCTGGAGCAAATAATATGCAGTGTTCAAATATCTATGGAAATATGCCTATTCATGTTGCTGCTGAATTAGGATATGTagaaattgtaaaatattttttagaaaatggtATACATGTAGATATTATAAATGAAACCAGCAAAATGACGTCTCTCCATATGGCTGCATATTCAGGTTACATCGAAGTAGTAGATTATTTACTGTTAAATAATGCTAACGTGCGTCTCAAAGACTGTCAGAAACGGGGTTCAATTCATTATGGTGTTATagcagggaatgtaaaaattgtTCATGGCCTTATAGAAAAAGGAGTTGATATGAACGCTAAAGATATATTCAAGATGACTCCTTTAGATTTAGCTTGTAGAGAAGGGAATTTAGAAATTGTCCAGTTACTTTTAAAAAACGGTGCAGTGTGTAACCTACAGGAGAGATCCCGGAATTATTCTCCACTTCATTGGGCATCAGATACGTGTAGTCTAGAAATTGTAAAGTATTTTATCACCTTAGGGGTAGACGCCAATTTCGGTACAATTCAAGAATATACTCTTCTGCATGTAGCTGCTAAACGAGATCACATTACATTGGTTAAATATTTGGTTGAAATTGGTGCTGATGTTAACAAGAAAACTATACCCAAAGGAGCTACTCCATTATATTATGCGATAAAAAATATGTGCACAGATGTTGCAGAATTCTTAATTCTAAATGGAGCTGATCTAAAAGAAGCTGAATATAAAGGCAAATCTACTTTATCGATAGCCTTAAAAGATGTGTCAAGTGATTATCCAGAGTCAGACCAGACAGAGTATATGGTACTTGCAAAACTAATAATCAAATACACCGTGTTAATTTACAGTCCCATTGAAACATTTATTCCGAAAGGTTGTCCTTTCTTCAAAGAATTATCGCAATACTATAACGACTGCCAAAAAGAAATAACAAGTATGAGCGGTGTGACAATAAAAAATAGTACTGTTTCATTACATAAAATAATTTGCGGCTCCAATAAAGGCAACGCGTTTGTTCAATATCTATGTAACGACAATATTAAAAACGAGTTGGAAAATATTGAAGATTACCTTAAAGACTTTTTGATATATGGTAATATTCTTCCGTTGGTACAACTTAGGGTTAAGAAAGGGTTTCAAAGAATGGCATTACTTACAGATGCTGACTTAATAATGAAAAAAGTTTCACCTAAGTTACCATCAGAAATAAGATGGAGAGTATTCGACTACTTAGACATGACTGATCTTAAAACTGTGATACAATcagattttatttaaataaaaattattatttgtttgtTGGGGAATAGATTACAGGATCAACCCATACGTAAAAGTAAAATTTCTCCCTACCAGTTCAGGTTCAGCGATGCTGTTgttacgagagaggctttgttcttaatacaagtcttattccagagatgcagagacgtcaattgcgacgtataccCATGtatggttgattacgagaaagcgttttaTAGAATAcagcacgccaagatgatgcaaatactaaaagaagcaggaatttacaatcaagatctgaaaataattaaatacctttaCCGCAAATCTCAGAAGGTaaacacaccgaatatgtgaagATCATGCGTGGAGTAAAGTAAGGCTATATTTTTTATCTCttctaattttcaatctttactccgaaagaatcgaagctttgcacgaaactgaaaaaggtattatACTAAATTGGTACCGACTAATTAAAATCAGATATACAGATGACACTATAGTATTTgtggacaacctagaagacctacaagtccttatgGACAAAAttacgtattacagtcaacaatatggactcaatataaacacCTGCAGAAAGAGTGAAGCGCTACAACTatctcggcaccataataaatgaagaatggaccaacaactaAGAGATACACCTTTAACCAGATAAGAGCCTTTTCAAGAGCCATAGCgtctctcttggtataaaagtaagaatgctgcaaTGAtccgtcttctctgtcctttttatggtgttgaatcgtggaccttgaaccaaaatatgtgcagaaaattggaataatTTGGGATGTGACCGTATCGAATAATACTTAAAATCCTGTGTACTGAAtgagtcacaaatgaggaggtcctcggaagaatgaagaagaaccgagaggtactgaccaccataaAATCTAGAAAGTTTaatacttcggacacattatgTGTATGAAGATCCCTTACGTATAATTACTTT from Diabrotica virgifera virgifera chromosome 3, PGI_DIABVI_V3a harbors:
- the LOC126882004 gene encoding ankyrin-1-like isoform X1 — its product is MDQNEFPLHSATQFGNLDEVQQLIEGGAIIDEVDSDGSTSLHIAAEFRRIKVAEYLLAHGADVNAIASWGRSPLHLATRKNNLEMVRLFTEAGANLQCSDIDGNMPIHIAAEVGYVEIVKYFLEHGIFVDIINEISKSTPLHRAADSGHIKLTEYLLAHGADVNAIETSEERSCLYFASRNGDLEMVRLFIEAGANNMQCSNIYGNMPIHVAAELGYVEIVKYFLENGIHVDIINETSKMTSLHMAAYSGYIEVVDYLLLNNANVRLKDCQKRGSIHYGVIAGNVKIVHGLIEKGVDMNAKDIFKMTPLDLACREGNLEIVQLLLKNGAVCNLQERSRNYSPLHWASDTCSLEIVKYFITLGVDANFGTIQEYTLLHVAAKRDHITLVKYLVEIGADVNKKTIPKGATPLYYAIKNMCTDVAEFLILNGADLKEAEYKGKSTLSIALKDVSSDYPESDQTEYMVLAKLIIKYTVLIYSPIETFIPKGCPFFKELSQYYNDCQKEITSMSGVTIKNSTVSLHKIICGSNKGNAFVQYLCNDNIKNELENIEDYLKDFLIYGNILPLVQLRVKKGFQRMALLTDADLIMKKVSPKLPSEIRWRVFDYLDMTDLKTVIQSDFI